In Asticcacaulis sp. SL142, the sequence GTGACCTCGGCGGCGGTCGATCAGCCTGACGATAAAGAGGCCGGGACTTTATTTGAGGTGCCAAGTCCGCTATTACGCGGCCATACCGGATTACCGACGCTGCAATTTGGCGGCTGAATTATTTAGGACTCAAAGTGATGTCTACACCTACGCTGATCGGCGCCGATTGGGGCACGACCAATTTCCGCATGTTCCTTTATGATGAAACGGGCGCGGTCATCGCCAAGCACGCCGCCAATATCGGCCTGAAAAACCTTGGGGTGTTAAGCTTTGAACAGGCCCTGATGAGCGTGCTTAAGGACGATTTCGCCGGGTTAGATCACCTGCCGTTCATCCTGTCGGGCATGGTTGGCTCGCGTCAAGGCTGGATCGAAGCGCCCTATGCCGCCTGCCCGTCGACGGTTAAGGACATTGCCGGACATTTGGTGCGCGCCCCCCACCCGCGCCTCGATATCGCGATTGTGCCGGGTCTGTTTGCCAAGTCGCCGGACACTGGGTTGCTTAACGTCATGCGCGGTGAAGAAACCCAGATTTTCGGTTTGGGTGAAGAGGCCGAAGGGCTGGTCATCCTGCCCGGCACCCATTCCAAGTGGGCACAGGTCGAAGGTGGCGAAGTCAAAACCTTCTCTACCCACATGACCGGTGAAATGTTCCAGGTGCTTAAGGCCAATTCGATTCTGGGCCTGCTGATGGACGATGATAAGGATGACGACACCGCCTTCCTTAAGGGTGTTGAGCGCGCCCTGAACGATAAGGCTTTCCTGTCGCTGATTTTCAGCGTGCGCACCGAAGCCCTGTTCAACAATATCAAACCGGAGAGTCTGTCGTCCTATATGTCGGGCATACTGATCGGCTCGGAAATCGCCGCCGAGAAGGAAAAGCACGGCAACAAGCCGGTCGGCATCGTCGGTGACGGGGCCTTGATCGAGCTTTACAAGGCCGCCCTGAAATTTGCCGGTTTCGACCGCGTGACCCAACATGACGGCGATACCGCCTCCAGCCGCGGCCTGTGGGCCATCAATTCGTTACGATAGGAAACCTCCGATGTCCCTTATGGAACAATGGCGCGATGCGCTGAACACCCTGCCGCTGGTCGCTATCCTGCGCGGCCTTAAACCCGAAGAGGCCGAAGCGGTTGGCGATGCCCTGATTGAGGCCGGCTTCAAGATCGTCGAAGTCCCGCTCAATTCGCCCGACCCGTTCACCTCGATCCAGATGCTGGCCAGCCGTCTGGGTGAGCGCGCCATCGTTGGCGCCGGTACGGTTCTGAAAGTCTCTGATGTCGAAACATTAGCGTCCGTGGGCGGGCAGATCTGTATATCGCCCAACACTAATATCGAGGTCATCAAAAAGGCCAAGGCACTGGGCCTGATCTCATTCCCGGCCTTCTTCACCCCGACCGAAGCCTTTGCCGCCATTGAGGCCGGTGCTGATGCCATCAAACTGTTTCCCGCCGAACTGGCTGGCCCCAAGGGGCTTAAGGCCATGAACGCCGTCATCCCCCGCACTACGCCGGTCTTCCCGGTCGGCGGGATCGAGCCTACCAATATGGGCGAATACTTAAGCGTAGGTGCGCGCGGTTTTGGCATTGGCTCCAGCGTCTATAAGCCAGGCGACACCGCCGAAATCGTGTATGAAAAGGCCAAGGCGTTCGTGACCGCCTGGCACGGCCTTAAGGGCTGATAGCGAATAAAGGGGCAAGGGGCACTATGACATCGACACTGACACCGGCCAAACCGGTGAACTCACCTGCGCAGGTGCTGGTCGCCAGCCTGATCGGCACGACCATCGAATTTTTCGATTTCTATGTCTATGCCACCGCCGCCGTGCTGGTGTTTCCGGCCCTGTTCTTCCCCGACAGCGACCCGACCACGGCCCTGCTACAATCGTTTGCGACCTTCTCCATCGCCTTTTTCGCCCGCCCGATCGGAGCCATCGTTTTTGGCCACTTTGGTGACCGGATAGGCCGTAAGGTCACGCTGGTGGCGGCGCTTCTGACGATGGGGATATCCACCGTCATTATTGGCCTGCTGCCGTCCTATGCCCAGATCGGGGTATGGGCGCCGCTGTTGCTATCGCTGTGCCGGTTCGGTCAGGGCTTTGGCCTCGGCGGCGAATGGGGCGGCGCAGTCCTGCTGGCCACCGAAAACGCCCCCGAAGGCAAGCGGTCATGGTACGGCATGTTTCCGCAACTGGGGGCGCCGCTGGGGCTTCTGCTATCATCGGGCGCGTTCTGGATATTGCTGCACTTCATCTCTCAGGACGATCTGCTTAGCTGGGGCTGGCGGATACCCTTCATTGCGTCAATCGCCCTGATCGCCATTGGCCTGTGGGTGCGGCTGTCGATCACCGAGACGCCTGAGTTCCAGCAGGCCGTCGATAAGCACGAGCGTGTGAAAATACCGCTGGTCGAGATCTTTACCCACTATAAGCGCAGCCTGTTTCTGGGCACCTTTGTGGCGCTGGTCACCTTTGTGCTGTTCTATATCGGCAGCGCCTATCTGCTGTCCTATAACGTCAAGATCCGTCAGATTCCGTTTCTGGATGCGCTGGGCATCCAGATTCTGGGCTCGATCGCGTTCGGTATTTTCATTCCTATTTCCGCCAAAATGGCCGAACAATATGGCCGACGCGAAGTGCTGATCGGCACCACGGTCACCATCGGCGTGTTTTCGTTCTTCCTGCCGACGTTGATGGGCGGCACAGGCGTTGAAATCGCGGGCTTTTCGATCTTGGCGATGGCGCTGATGGGCATGACCTATGCCCTGATCGGCACGGCGCTGGCCGCGCCTTTCCCCACGCGAGTCAGATATACCGGCGCGTCATTGACGTTCAATTTTGCGGGTATCGTCGGGGCATCACTGGCTCCCTATGCCGCGACATGGTTGCAGGCCAATTACGGTCTGAACTATGTCGGCTATTACATGCTGGTGGCGGCGATCATCACCCTCGTCTGCATCCTGCTGTCAGGCAAGGACGAGGTCTAATCCTTCGCGGCCTCAAAATCCGCCCGCGCCTTAAGAATGCGGGCGTGGTTATCGACCGCCCAGGCCATCAGCGGGCTTAAGGTCACAATCAGACTGTCGCCCAGATCGGTCAGGCGGTATTCGACGCTCGGCGGATTGGTCGGAAAGACATGACGGCTGATCAGGCCGTCACGCTGCTGATCGCGCAGGGTCTGGGTCAGCATGCGTTGGGAAATATCGGGGATGGCGCGCTTAAGCTCCCCGAAGCGATGCGGTTTGGCCTTGAGGTTCAGCAGGATCAGGCTCGACCACTTGCCACCGACGTGATCGAGCACATCGCGCACTGGGCAATCAGACGGGTTCATGTCAACAGTTGCGCCGTCCAATACCGCATGGACAATCGTGTCGACATCCGCGCCTGTAAGCCCCTCTGCTAAGGGTAGTTCCTTCAACATGCCTATCTCCCGAAAACCTGCCGTCTTTACAGGTGGCAATAAGTTCCTATTTTGCATATAGTCTCGGAAAGAGACCAAGTCTCTTATATAGGATACACGTCCATGTCACAAGATACCCTGCTCATCACCGGCGCCAGCGGCCAGTTGGGCCAACTGGTTTTGAAACATATCGTCGGTAAGACCGATGCTAAAGTCATCGCCGCCTCGCGCGATCCGTCGAAACTAGGCACAGCGTTTGAAACCCGTGCCGCCGATTTCGACAGACCCGAAACCTTGGCCACAGCTTTCGCAGACGTGGATCGCCTGCTGATCATTTCAACCGACGCCCTGGCCGTGCCGGGTCATCGCCTCAAGCAACACAAAGCTGCCATCGCTGCCGCCAAGGCCGCGGGTGTGAAGCACATCGTCTATACGTCGCTGCCTAATCCCGAACCGGGCAATCTGATCAGCTTTGCGCCCGACCACTACGGCACCGAGCAGGCGATCATCGACAGCGGCCTTGATTACACTATCCTGCGCAACACCTGGTATGCCGAGAACACCCTGATGGCCCTGCCCCATGCCGTCCAGACCGGCCAGTGGTTTACGTCCACCAAGGGCGGTAAAATCGGCTACGTCACCCGCGAAGACGCAGCACTTGCCGCCGCCTCAGCCCTCGCCACTCCGCCCTCGTCTAAGGCGACTTTCACGATCACGGGCGTAGAGGCCCTCAGCCATGCGGATGTGACCGCTCTGGTCACCGAAATCACCGGCAAGCCCTTAACCGTCGTTGATGTCTCAGATGCTGATTTCAGAGGCGGCTTGATTGCGGCAGGCCTGCCCAATTTTGTGGCCGACATGCTGACCTCAGCCGAAGCCGCCATCCGCGCCGGTCAATTGTCGTCCGTGACCACCGACCTGCACACTTTAACAGGCAAGTCGCCGACGACATTCCGCGATTTCCTGATCGCCGCCAAGGGGGCCTTGCTGGCCTAAACCAGTCAGGCTATGGGAGGGATATGCACATCCTTCCCATAGCCCCTGAGCATGTTCCAGCCCTGTCGGCGCTGGCCATAAAGACCTTTTGCGACACCTTTGCCCATCTCTATCCGCCAGAGGATTTACAGGCATTCCTGCGCACCTCTTATGCACCAGAGGTTCTGGCCCCGCAGGTCGCTGATCCAGCCCAGTTCTGGCGCATGGCGTGGGACGCGGACAAAGCTGTCGGCTACCTGCACGCTGGCCCCGTCGGTTTGCCCCACACCGATGCCGATCCTGCCAATCAGGGCGAGATCAAACGGCTCTATATCGACACCTCACAGCAGGGCCGTGGCCTGGGCAAACAGCTTCTGACGATCGGTCTCGACTACCTGTCGTCACGCTATGGCGACGCCCCGCAATGGATCGGCGTGTGGAGCGAAAACCACCGCGCGCAAAACCTATATCGCACCTACGGCTTTGAAAAGGTGGGCGAATACGGCTTTCCGGTCGGTACCACCATCGACCATGAATTTATCCTGCAGAAATCCTGAGCCATTTGGTGATCGCCCAGGCATAGCCGTCATTGCGAATACGCTTTATGATCTCCAGCGGCTCCAGCCAGACCAGTTCGTGATCGTCCTCGATCTTGGCCTCCAGCCGCTCACCGATCAGCGATACCTCAAAAAAATGGGCGTGGTTGAGATATTGCTGGCGCGGATTATTGCGGTTGACGACATACTGACGCACATCGGTGATGAACCGGCCCGGCGTAACCTCAAGCCCGGTTTCCTCAAGGCATTCCCGCACCAGCGCCTGATGATGGGTCTCATCGCCATCGATGGCCCCGCCCGGCACATCATAGATCAGATCACCAAATCCAATGGCAACGCAGGCTAAGCGCCCGTCACGGAGCAAAATGCCGTGCGCGGTGGTGCGCCGGACCAGTTCAAGATCGGGGTTGCGTTCGCCGAACGTCAAGGTCCCCGCCACGGCCCTTAATCCTTTAAATATGTGTACGGATCAGCAACCTTGCCGGATATAAATTCATCATATGCGGCACCCGGATATCCCACCGGTAAGCTTTTGGAATCTTGCCAGGCATTTATAACTATGTCGCGTAGGTCAGCCGCGCCGATACCAATCAACGAGGACATGAAATCGACCGCTTTAGGGGTGCCCTTGTCAAACTCACCTTCCTTTTCCAGTTGATACATCGGCACTAATTGCTTGAAATTACGCTTCATCCGCTCTCGAAGGCACACTTCAATTTTTGACGCACAGACTTCAACGGCTGGCATATGCGCGCGCACCAAATCGGCGGTGATGTGCTTATCTATGAAATCCCCCTCCAAAGGGCTGTGGACGGGTTCGGTCGTAAATCCTTGCGGATTAGGCGCATCCTTGTCCCAGCCGTTATAGTGGATACTAAGGTGCATCGGATTGGTGGCATCGCCGATATAGTGCGATAAAACGCCTATATCCCGCAGTAACAATTCTTCACGACGTATGCGGTCGGCCTTATACCAGGCGCGTTTGACCGCATCTTTCTCACGACTTTCCAAATAGGAAAGCACCCGCCAGTAAGCCATATCCTTGGTGACCAATTGATAACCCTCTAATTGGGCATAGGGCAGGTAACCCGCCTTCCAAGGCTTCTCACCTTTTTTTTCCAGCGCAATATTATAGTCAAAAAGGCTACGCGGTAATTCATCCAAAGAAACGCCAGCGAAGGTCATGCCATCGTCATAAATATCGATGAAATGAGCCGCGGCATTAGTTGAGTTGTGTGCAAAACCCGCCTGACGCCAGCGATCGGGCTCACGCGAATATTCACCGACATCGGTGATAGCCTTAGTGGATTTCAGAAATCCGGGTAGATGCGACGGCAGAGCGCGCATGGCCTCTTCCCCAATCAGGCGGTGTCCGTGGGCTTCCCAGGCCAGCGCCTGAGACGCTCCGCAGGTCGCCACAACAACCGCCAGTACCGCAACCGATCTATACCATTTCGACATCGGGGTTCCCCTTTAACTAAACATAAAGTCAGTCCCGGCTCAGCCCTCCGGGGCCAGCGTAACCTCAAGACCGTTAAGCTCATCGCTCATCAAAATCTGGCACGACAGGCGCGAGTTGCGCTTGACCATAAAGGCTTCGTCGAGTTTTTCATCCTCTTCGTCGCGCTTTTCGGCCAGCTTATCCAACCATGCCGGTGCAACATAGACGTGACAGGTCGCACACTCAAGCGCGCCGCCACACTCGGCCTTAATCGGCAACCCGTTGTCGCGGATGATTTCCATGATCCGCCAGCCGTCAATGGCCGGCAGGTTATGGGTCACGCCGTCGCGGTCGGTACACAGGATATGAAGGTCTTCGCTCATGATATCTTCAGGGTTCGCAATATTTTAGGTTTCGTGATTTTAGGTTTTGTGGGGAATTTCGCTCCCGCTTTAGACACTCCGGAGGCAGAATCCAACCAAAAACAATCCCCCTACCCCTTCAGCGACTTAAGCTGCAACTCATGCAGATAGGCCGACACATCCATCAGCGCCTCATCCAGCCCGGTTTTCAGCCGCTCAAGCCGTGTCGGCGCCCCTTCCACGTCGCCGTGCTCGGCCGCATGGGCCAGTTCGGACAGTTTCATGGCGCCTATCCCCGATGCCGCGCCCTTGATGGTATGAGCCGCATCGCGCCAGCCTTCGTGGGACGCCTCCAGCAGCGGCGCCCAAAGCTGGGCCTGCTGCTGAAACAGGTTCAGCACCTCTTCAATCACCACCGCATCATTGAGGGTGAAGTCCTCAAGCCGTGAAAACTCAACGGCACCAGAAAGATCGCGGCGGGCCATATCGGTCTTTTCCCCATGATTGCGCAATAAAAAGGGTCATAGACTGATTTTGTGCTTGAATCCCAGAGGAAAATGCGTATTTTCCGCCGCTCTGCCGCCGGTGAATACCAAGCACTGGCCTGAAAATAGTGTGGGTGTGTAGCTCAGTTGGTAGAGCAGCTGACTCTTAATCAGCGGGTCCACGGTTCGAGTCCGTGCCCACCCACCATTTCGCCTTCCGTCCAAGTCCAGTGACGTTGAAAAATCCAACAAAATCAAGTATATTATGCTCGTGATTTCCACGAGCGTCCCCCTATTTCCACCTACATCCACGAAATTTGGGGGTCACGGTGGGGGTCACGAGAATCCCTCAAAATGGTGCCCCCCAATGGCCCTTAAAGACACACATATTCGTGCCGCTAAACCTTTGGATAAACAGTACAAAATGTACGATGAAGGCGGCCTCGTACTTCTGGTTAGACCCTATGGTCAGAAGCTCTGGCGCCTCAAATATCGCTTTCGCGGCATTGAATACCAATTATCGCTAGGGACGTACCCTGCGACAGGACTGAAGGACGCCCGCAAACGACGCGATGAGGCTAAGGAACTGCTTGAAAGTGGCGTAAATCCTGGCGTTGAGAAAAAGCGTGAAGCGTTGAACGCCCGTCTGGTCGCGACAAATACCTTTGGAATCATCGCACGCGAGTTCTCAGAGAAGCTGCTGAAGGAAGGCATCGCTCCGGCCACCAAAGCCCGAAATGACCGGTGCATCATCCAGCTTGATGACGATCTGGGTCATAGGCCCGTTGCGGAAATCGAAGCTTACGAACTCTTGGCCGCCCTCAAGAAATATGAGCGTCGAGGCCTGCACGAGACTGCGCATCGCATTCGCTCCTTTGCCACACGCGTCTTTCGCTATGCCATCTATACCGGCCGCGCCAAGGTAAACCCTGCTGCTGACCTCGCCGGTGCGCTGGTGACCCATAAGAAAAAGCATCTGGCCGCAATTACGGACCCGTTGGAATTTGGCCAACTTTTACGGACGATCGAAACGCCCGACAAATACGCCCTGACAACCTTAGCGTTGCGGCTTACCCCTCACCTTTTTGTTCGGCCGGGTGAACTGAGACATATGGAGTGGTCCGAACTCGACTTCGAGCGCAACGTCTGGCGTATACCCGGTGCGAAGATGAAGATGAGGACTGAACACGTCGTACCCCTTTCCCGGCAAGCTCTGGAAATTCTCGACGAGGCTAAACTCCACGGAGGCCACAGCAAGTACGTGTTTCCGTCTATCCGATCCGGCCTCAGACCCATGAGCGAAAATACGGTCACCGCCGCGCTCAGACGGTTAGGCATATCAGGTGATGAGATGACGGCGCATGGGTTTCGAAGCACGGCCAGCACGCTCCTCAACGAGACTGGTTGCTGGAGCCCCGACGCCATAGAACGTTCACTTGCCCATAAGGGCGCGGACAAGGTTCGCGTGATCTATCATCGCGGCGTTCACTGGAAAGAACGCGTAGCAATGGCCCAGTGGTGGTCGGACTACATCGACAATCTCCGTGCCGGGAAAGACAAATATCCGCCCGTACCACGGTGGATACGCATTGAGTACGAAAGTGACGCCCCGACAAACGAGCGAGAGACTGACGACACCGATGCGCGTTCGCTTGAAGGGGTTTAGGTCTCAAGACGTACAATGGGATGCCAGGCCTACGACTGGCTTTGTAAATTGCCCCACAATAGCCTGTGGCGTCCTTGCATCCCAACGTCTCATAAATTCGTTGAAGTTGATAACCAAGTAGGTTAATATCGTGACCGATAAAAGCACACCATCCTACACACTATCTGTCGTTCAGGACCTCATAAGGGCCCACAAGGTCCGGATCACGTTCACGGCTCTGACCACAGCGACTGAATTGGGTTACGACGCTGACGGCGTGTTTGAGGTGATGCTTGAACTGACATCTCGTGATTT encodes:
- a CDS encoding GNAT family N-acetyltransferase, translated to MHILPIAPEHVPALSALAIKTFCDTFAHLYPPEDLQAFLRTSYAPEVLAPQVADPAQFWRMAWDADKAVGYLHAGPVGLPHTDADPANQGEIKRLYIDTSQQGRGLGKQLLTIGLDYLSSRYGDAPQWIGVWSENHRAQNLYRTYGFEKVGEYGFPVGTTIDHEFILQKS
- a CDS encoding 2-dehydro-3-deoxy-6-phosphogalactonate aldolase, coding for MSLMEQWRDALNTLPLVAILRGLKPEEAEAVGDALIEAGFKIVEVPLNSPDPFTSIQMLASRLGERAIVGAGTVLKVSDVETLASVGGQICISPNTNIEVIKKAKALGLISFPAFFTPTEAFAAIEAGADAIKLFPAELAGPKGLKAMNAVIPRTTPVFPVGGIEPTNMGEYLSVGARGFGIGSSVYKPGDTAEIVYEKAKAFVTAWHGLKG
- a CDS encoding type II toxin-antitoxin system MqsR family toxin codes for the protein MTDKSTPSYTLSVVQDLIRAHKVRITFTALTTATELGYDADGVFEVMLELTSRDFDKSTTSFNNHSEWQDVYKPVADGFDLYIKFKVVENVVILSFKERS
- a CDS encoding 2Fe-2S iron-sulfur cluster-binding protein, with product MSEDLHILCTDRDGVTHNLPAIDGWRIMEIIRDNGLPIKAECGGALECATCHVYVAPAWLDKLAEKRDEEDEKLDEAFMVKRNSRLSCQILMSDELNGLEVTLAPEG
- a CDS encoding Hpt domain-containing protein translates to MARRDLSGAVEFSRLEDFTLNDAVVIEEVLNLFQQQAQLWAPLLEASHEGWRDAAHTIKGAASGIGAMKLSELAHAAEHGDVEGAPTRLERLKTGLDEALMDVSAYLHELQLKSLKG
- a CDS encoding NUDIX domain-containing protein → MAGTLTFGERNPDLELVRRTTAHGILLRDGRLACVAIGFGDLIYDVPGGAIDGDETHHQALVRECLEETGLEVTPGRFITDVRQYVVNRNNPRQQYLNHAHFFEVSLIGERLEAKIEDDHELVWLEPLEIIKRIRNDGYAWAITKWLRISAG
- a CDS encoding tyrosine-type recombinase/integrase, with amino-acid sequence MALKDTHIRAAKPLDKQYKMYDEGGLVLLVRPYGQKLWRLKYRFRGIEYQLSLGTYPATGLKDARKRRDEAKELLESGVNPGVEKKREALNARLVATNTFGIIAREFSEKLLKEGIAPATKARNDRCIIQLDDDLGHRPVAEIEAYELLAALKKYERRGLHETAHRIRSFATRVFRYAIYTGRAKVNPAADLAGALVTHKKKHLAAITDPLEFGQLLRTIETPDKYALTTLALRLTPHLFVRPGELRHMEWSELDFERNVWRIPGAKMKMRTEHVVPLSRQALEILDEAKLHGGHSKYVFPSIRSGLRPMSENTVTAALRRLGISGDEMTAHGFRSTASTLLNETGCWSPDAIERSLAHKGADKVRVIYHRGVHWKERVAMAQWWSDYIDNLRAGKDKYPPVPRWIRIEYESDAPTNERETDDTDARSLEGV
- a CDS encoding SDR family oxidoreductase, whose protein sequence is MSQDTLLITGASGQLGQLVLKHIVGKTDAKVIAASRDPSKLGTAFETRAADFDRPETLATAFADVDRLLIISTDALAVPGHRLKQHKAAIAAAKAAGVKHIVYTSLPNPEPGNLISFAPDHYGTEQAIIDSGLDYTILRNTWYAENTLMALPHAVQTGQWFTSTKGGKIGYVTREDAALAAASALATPPSSKATFTITGVEALSHADVTALVTEITGKPLTVVDVSDADFRGGLIAAGLPNFVADMLTSAEAAIRAGQLSSVTTDLHTLTGKSPTTFRDFLIAAKGALLA
- a CDS encoding MFS transporter, which translates into the protein MTSTLTPAKPVNSPAQVLVASLIGTTIEFFDFYVYATAAVLVFPALFFPDSDPTTALLQSFATFSIAFFARPIGAIVFGHFGDRIGRKVTLVAALLTMGISTVIIGLLPSYAQIGVWAPLLLSLCRFGQGFGLGGEWGGAVLLATENAPEGKRSWYGMFPQLGAPLGLLLSSGAFWILLHFISQDDLLSWGWRIPFIASIALIAIGLWVRLSITETPEFQQAVDKHERVKIPLVEIFTHYKRSLFLGTFVALVTFVLFYIGSAYLLSYNVKIRQIPFLDALGIQILGSIAFGIFIPISAKMAEQYGRREVLIGTTVTIGVFSFFLPTLMGGTGVEIAGFSILAMALMGMTYALIGTALAAPFPTRVRYTGASLTFNFAGIVGASLAPYAATWLQANYGLNYVGYYMLVAAIITLVCILLSGKDEV
- a CDS encoding 2-dehydro-3-deoxygalactonokinase, with product MSTPTLIGADWGTTNFRMFLYDETGAVIAKHAANIGLKNLGVLSFEQALMSVLKDDFAGLDHLPFILSGMVGSRQGWIEAPYAACPSTVKDIAGHLVRAPHPRLDIAIVPGLFAKSPDTGLLNVMRGEETQIFGLGEEAEGLVILPGTHSKWAQVEGGEVKTFSTHMTGEMFQVLKANSILGLLMDDDKDDDTAFLKGVERALNDKAFLSLIFSVRTEALFNNIKPESLSSYMSGILIGSEIAAEKEKHGNKPVGIVGDGALIELYKAALKFAGFDRVTQHDGDTASSRGLWAINSLR
- a CDS encoding winged helix-turn-helix transcriptional regulator; translation: MLKELPLAEGLTGADVDTIVHAVLDGATVDMNPSDCPVRDVLDHVGGKWSSLILLNLKAKPHRFGELKRAIPDISQRMLTQTLRDQQRDGLISRHVFPTNPPSVEYRLTDLGDSLIVTLSPLMAWAVDNHARILKARADFEAAKD